The Bacteroidota bacterium genome includes the window GAACTTCTTGGTCCTGAAGTGCGAATACGAAAGAAGCTCGTTGTTGAATAGTCTGTGGCTACTCATAAACCTTACGTTGTTAACTTGTAAATAAGTTTGTTGGTTGTGCAATCAGAGGATTTTGAATATACAGAGAATTGGCATTTGAAATTGATGATTTTCTGTTTGTATTCATTCGGTTGCTTATCTCCACTCAAAAAACTATATTCGCTGTCCTTTTTTAACAAGTAAAAATGAGCGACGAAAAAATAAATTCGAGCAAAGCGCCCGAACCGGTTGGTTTGTATCCACATGCTCGCAAAGTTGGTAATCTGCTTTTTCTTTCAGGGGTTGGACCACGTGAGCGGGGCAACAAAAACATTCCCGGTGTGGAGTTGGATACGCAGGGGAATATTGTTTCTTACGATATAGAAGCACAGTGTCACAGCGTGTTTCGTAATATCAAGTACATTCTTGAAGATGCCGGAAGCAGCTGGGATAAAATAGTGGATGTAACGGTATTTCTAACCAACATGAAAGACGATTTTAAAACCTATAATCGAATTTACGCAGAGTATTTCAAAGATAATTTACCTTGCCGTACAACTGTCGAAATCAATTGCCTTCCAACACCCATCGCAATTGAACTTAAAGTAATCGCAACAATTTGAAACCCAGCATTGATTGAACTGTATGCACGCCCTGAGGAACAAATAAAATGAAATACAACGAATATAAATCTCTTAATCTTCCGCTGCTTGCCGAAGAAGTACTGACTTTTTGGGAAGAGCAAAAAATTTTCGAAAAAAGCATCAGCACGCGTGATGCACAAACGCCTTTTGTTTTTTATGAAGGTCCTCCTTCTGCAAACGGGCTGCCGGGTATTCACCATGTAATGGCCCGTGCAATTAAAGATATATTTTGTAGGTATCAAACCTTAAAAGGAAAACAAGTAAAACGTAAAGCCGGTTGGGATACGCATGGATTACCAATTGAGCTTGCTGTTGAAAAAAAGCTAGGTATAACCAAAGAAGACATTGGAGTAAAAATTTCGGTTGACGACTATAACAAAGCTTGTAGAACCGAGGTGATGAAGTATACTGACATTTGGAATAACCTGACCAAAAAAATGGGTTATTGGGTCGACATGGAACACCCATACATTACCTACGAAAACAAGTATATTGAAAGTGTGTGGTATTTGTTGAAAATGTTGTACGATAAAAAATTATTGTACAAAGGATATACGATTCAGCCCTATTCGCCGGCTGCAGGTACAGGACTTTCAACACACGAGCTAAACCAACCTGGCTGTTACCGCGATGTTAAAGATCGTACAGCGGTGGCCATGTTTAAGCTTGCAGCGAACCCCAATTTTAGCCTAGGAGAAAATGCTTATTTTTTAGCATGGACAACCACTCCTTGGACACTGCCCTCAAACACTGCTTTGGCTGTAGGTAAAGAGATTGATTACGTCGCAATAGCTACCTTTCATCCTACATCAAAAACTCATGAAGCGGTTGTATTAATCTTAGCAAAAGCACTGGTATCAAAATATTTCCCTGAAAAAAATGCAGCACTAGCTCTTGAATCGTATAAAGCTGGAGACAAGGAAATCCCATTTAAAGTACTTTGCGAATTTAAAGGAAAACACCTAGAAGGGTTGAGGTACGAGCAATTGCTACCTTTTGCAAAACCCAACGATGGAGATGCCTTTAAAGTAGTTTTGGGCGATTTTGTAACTACCGAAGACGGAACCGGAATTGTGCACCTTGCGCCCAGCTTTGGTGCTGACGATTTTAGAGTTGCACGAGCTAATGGAATAGGTTCATTAACCCTTGTTGATAGAAGGGGG containing:
- a CDS encoding RidA family protein, which produces MSDEKINSSKAPEPVGLYPHARKVGNLLFLSGVGPRERGNKNIPGVELDTQGNIVSYDIEAQCHSVFRNIKYILEDAGSSWDKIVDVTVFLTNMKDDFKTYNRIYAEYFKDNLPCRTTVEINCLPTPIAIELKVIATI